One genomic region from Spirulina subsalsa PCC 9445 encodes:
- the proS gene encoding proline--tRNA ligase, which produces MRLSQMLFVTLREDPKDAEIPSHKLLVRAGYIRRIGSGVYAYLPLMWRVLRKVSQIVREEMDRTGAQECLLPQLQPSELWKESGRWDTYTKAEGIMFAFEDRQNREVALGPTHEEVITAIAKDMIRSHRQLPLHLYQIQSKFRDEIRPRFGLMRGREFIMKDGYSFHTDEDSLKQTYRDMDQAYRNMFSRCGLEFVAVDADSGAIGGSGSQEFMVLAEAGEDEVLYTEDGQYAANVEKAVSLPPDAVPSPFTQYEKRETPNTPTIATLAEFAQCSPTAVLKNVLYQAIYDTGLQVLVLVSIRGDQDVNGVKLQNELVKRAAQFGAKGILSLEVPDEEAQKKWAAKPLPLGYIAPDLGDEYIGKTADIHPKFLRLVDETAVNLKNFVTGGNEPGYHVFGANWGKPFKLPALVVDVRTAMAGDRAVHDPTQVLKSARGIEVGHIFQLGTKYSQAMGATYTSENGEEIPLWMGCYGVGVSRLAQSAVEQSYDKDGIIWPVAIAPYHAIVIVPNVNDTEALGVAETLYEALNQGGVETLLDDRNERAGVKFKDADLIGIPYRIVTGRSLKNGKVEVVKRATKETQEIALEELVPTLQQWVQDALSRE; this is translated from the coding sequence ATGCGACTGTCACAGATGCTCTTTGTTACCCTGCGTGAAGACCCCAAGGACGCAGAAATCCCGAGTCATAAACTGTTGGTGCGGGCGGGGTATATTCGACGCATTGGAAGCGGGGTGTATGCCTATTTACCCCTAATGTGGCGAGTGTTGCGCAAGGTTTCCCAAATTGTGCGGGAGGAAATGGATCGCACGGGAGCCCAAGAATGTCTATTACCACAGTTGCAGCCCTCGGAGTTGTGGAAGGAGTCGGGACGGTGGGATACTTACACTAAGGCTGAGGGGATTATGTTTGCTTTTGAGGATCGCCAAAACCGGGAGGTGGCACTGGGTCCGACCCATGAGGAGGTGATCACGGCGATCGCAAAAGATATGATCCGTTCCCATCGTCAACTGCCCCTGCATTTATACCAAATTCAAAGCAAGTTCCGCGACGAAATTCGCCCCCGTTTTGGTTTGATGCGCGGTCGGGAATTTATCATGAAGGATGGTTACTCTTTCCATACCGATGAGGACAGCCTCAAACAAACCTATCGGGATATGGATCAAGCCTACCGGAATATGTTCTCGCGCTGTGGTCTGGAATTTGTGGCCGTAGATGCGGATTCGGGAGCCATTGGTGGGTCAGGATCTCAGGAGTTTATGGTGTTGGCTGAAGCGGGGGAGGATGAGGTGTTATACACCGAAGATGGTCAGTATGCGGCCAATGTGGAAAAAGCGGTGTCTCTGCCTCCCGATGCCGTGCCTTCTCCCTTTACCCAGTACGAGAAACGGGAAACGCCCAATACTCCCACCATTGCCACCCTAGCGGAATTTGCCCAATGTTCCCCGACGGCGGTTTTGAAAAATGTTCTCTATCAGGCCATTTACGACACGGGATTACAGGTGTTGGTGTTGGTCAGTATTCGGGGAGATCAGGATGTTAATGGGGTGAAATTACAAAATGAGTTAGTGAAACGGGCGGCACAGTTTGGGGCGAAAGGGATTTTAAGCTTAGAAGTGCCGGATGAAGAAGCCCAGAAAAAATGGGCGGCGAAACCGTTACCCTTGGGCTATATTGCCCCAGATTTGGGGGATGAATATATTGGGAAAACGGCTGATATTCACCCGAAATTCCTGCGTCTGGTGGATGAAACGGCGGTAAACCTCAAAAACTTCGTCACCGGGGGGAATGAGCCGGGATATCACGTTTTTGGGGCAAATTGGGGCAAACCGTTCAAGTTACCGGCCCTGGTGGTGGATGTACGGACGGCAATGGCAGGCGATCGCGCTGTTCATGATCCCACTCAGGTTTTAAAGTCAGCGCGAGGGATTGAGGTAGGGCATATTTTCCAACTCGGCACCAAGTATTCTCAAGCGATGGGCGCGACTTACACCAGCGAAAATGGCGAGGAAATCCCCCTCTGGATGGGCTGTTATGGTGTGGGGGTGTCTCGTCTAGCCCAGTCTGCTGTAGAACAATCCTATGATAAAGATGGCATTATCTGGCCCGTTGCCATTGCCCCCTACCATGCCATTGTGATTGTCCCCAATGTGAATGATACGGAAGCGTTAGGGGTGGCCGAGACGCTCTATGAGGCCTTAAATCAAGGGGGGGTAGAAACCCTGTTAGATGACCGCAATGAACGCGCTGGGGTGAAGTTTAAGGACGCGGACTTAATTGGTATTCCCTATCGGATTGTCACGGGGCGATCGCTTAAAAATGGCAAAGTGGAAGTCGTGAAGCGGGCGACCAAAGAAACCCAAGAAATCGCCCTAGAGGAGTTAGTCCCCACCCTACAGCAATGGGTGCAGGACGCTTTGAGTCGGGAATAG
- a CDS encoding MBOAT family O-acyltransferase: MNFVSLIFPFFLIIVFALYWHLKTQTQRNLLLLIASYIFYGWWDARFCILILASSLLDFFIGLNLKTNQNPKQRRYLLGASLLFNLGMLGLFKYFNFFVDNLINVFASFGVNLNSPSLYIILPVGISFYTFQTLSYTLDIYRGKLEPTHSLLEFLTFVSFFPQLVAGPIERATHLLPQFAVQQSFDYRKARLGCQLILWGLFKKVAIADPLGAQFVNPVYNQIHTATGAEIVLATVAFAFQIYGDFSGYSSIAIGTAKLFNIDLCQNFNKPYLSPNINEFWRRWHISLYEWFKDYVYIPLGGSRGTMLQGMRNIVITFGLSGLWHGARWTFVCWGILNGLALIPQFVVQYWQRRRGFKGKISAREVRFLPPFVGQVLGILITFSFVCLTWIFFRAESLSQAIQALGVIVQSFAYPSQWLQDGYGLIVRGDTRSNFISLACLFILLVCEVCDEYWPQLKGRIFNTPFKLHWLIYSLGFWIILVQTRVISSDFIYFQF, from the coding sequence ATGAACTTTGTATCCTTGATTTTTCCTTTTTTCTTAATCATTGTCTTCGCGCTTTACTGGCATCTCAAGACCCAAACTCAACGGAATCTATTATTACTCATTGCCAGTTATATTTTCTATGGGTGGTGGGATGCGCGATTTTGTATCCTGATTCTCGCCTCTTCCTTGTTAGACTTTTTTATTGGCTTAAATTTAAAGACGAATCAAAACCCGAAACAGCGCCGCTATCTGTTAGGAGCTAGTTTACTCTTTAACCTAGGAATGTTGGGGCTTTTTAAATATTTCAACTTTTTTGTGGATAACTTGATTAACGTTTTCGCCAGTTTTGGAGTTAATCTTAACAGTCCATCCCTTTATATTATTTTACCTGTCGGGATTAGTTTTTACACCTTCCAGACTCTCAGCTATACCCTAGATATTTATCGAGGAAAGTTAGAACCAACTCACTCGTTATTAGAATTTTTAACGTTTGTTTCCTTTTTCCCCCAATTGGTGGCGGGGCCGATTGAACGGGCGACTCATTTACTGCCCCAGTTTGCGGTTCAGCAGTCTTTTGATTATAGAAAAGCGCGGTTAGGATGTCAATTAATCCTTTGGGGTTTATTTAAAAAGGTGGCTATTGCTGACCCTTTGGGGGCGCAGTTTGTCAATCCGGTTTATAATCAAATCCACACGGCAACGGGGGCTGAGATTGTTTTAGCGACGGTGGCTTTTGCCTTCCAGATTTATGGCGACTTTTCGGGCTATTCTAGTATCGCTATCGGTACGGCTAAGTTGTTTAATATTGACCTCTGTCAGAACTTTAATAAACCGTATCTATCCCCCAATATTAACGAGTTTTGGCGACGTTGGCATATTTCCTTATATGAATGGTTTAAGGATTATGTTTATATTCCACTTGGGGGCAGTCGAGGGACGATGCTGCAAGGGATGCGGAATATTGTCATTACCTTTGGTTTAAGTGGATTGTGGCACGGGGCGCGTTGGACTTTTGTCTGCTGGGGAATTTTAAACGGTTTGGCTTTGATTCCTCAGTTTGTCGTGCAATATTGGCAACGTCGGCGGGGATTTAAGGGGAAAATTTCAGCCCGTGAGGTTAGATTTTTACCGCCTTTTGTGGGTCAAGTTTTGGGGATTTTAATAACCTTTAGTTTTGTCTGTTTGACTTGGATCTTTTTTCGGGCTGAAAGTCTCTCTCAAGCCATACAAGCGCTGGGTGTTATTGTGCAAAGTTTCGCCTATCCGTCCCAATGGCTACAGGATGGCTATGGTTTAATCGTGAGGGGAGATACCCGTTCTAATTTTATCTCGTTAGCTTGTCTGTTTATTTTGTTAGTTTGTGAAGTTTGTGATGAGTATTGGCCGCAGTTGAAAGGGAGAATTTTTAATACACCGTTTAAACTGCATTGGCTGATTTATTCTTTGGGCTTTTGGATTATTTTAGTGCAAACTCGCGTGATCTCGTCTGATTTTATTTACTTTCAGTTTTAG
- the ylqF gene encoding ribosome biogenesis GTPase YlqF, producing the protein MTFTPAIQWYPGHIAKAERQLKEQLKNVDVVFEVLDARIPLSSQHPQVKDWINTKPRLLLLNRMDMIPSDLYSPWQKWFESQGERVYFTNAKAGKGVKEIIKAARQFGEGVNQRRRERGMMPRPVRAVVIGLPNVGKSALINRFVGKKAVKSARRAGVTRQLQWVRISDDIELLDAPGVIPWRLENQGDAVKLAICEDIGEASYDNHRVAAALVDLLQELDFAEVLSSRYGLEIGSSTGEEYLYTLAHQQYRGDLERVAVLFLNDFRKGALGAIPLEFPPYIGLGE; encoded by the coding sequence ATGACTTTTACGCCTGCCATTCAATGGTATCCCGGACATATTGCCAAGGCAGAACGCCAACTGAAAGAACAACTGAAAAATGTTGATGTGGTGTTCGAGGTATTAGATGCCCGCATTCCCTTATCCTCCCAACATCCCCAAGTGAAGGATTGGATTAATACTAAACCGCGTCTATTGCTGTTAAATCGCATGGATATGATTCCCAGTGATTTATATAGCCCTTGGCAAAAATGGTTTGAGTCCCAAGGGGAGAGGGTGTATTTTACCAATGCCAAGGCCGGGAAAGGAGTCAAGGAGATAATTAAGGCCGCGAGACAGTTTGGGGAGGGGGTGAATCAGAGACGACGGGAGAGAGGCATGATGCCGCGCCCTGTGCGGGCGGTGGTGATTGGTTTACCGAATGTGGGAAAATCGGCGTTAATTAACCGTTTTGTGGGAAAAAAAGCGGTTAAAAGTGCGAGACGGGCTGGGGTGACGCGACAGTTACAATGGGTGAGAATTTCTGATGATATTGAATTGTTAGACGCGCCGGGGGTGATTCCTTGGCGTTTGGAAAATCAAGGGGATGCGGTGAAGTTGGCGATTTGTGAGGATATTGGGGAGGCGAGTTATGATAATCACCGCGTCGCGGCCGCTTTGGTGGATTTATTGCAGGAGTTGGATTTTGCGGAAGTATTGTCTTCTCGTTATGGGCTAGAAATCGGTTCTTCTACCGGGGAGGAGTATCTTTACACTTTAGCTCATCAACAGTATCGGGGGGATTTGGAACGAGTGGCGGTATTGTTTTTAAATGATTTTCGTAAGGGTGCATTAGGGGCGATTCCTTTGGAGTTTCCCCCCTATATAGGGCTTGGTGAATAA